Proteins encoded together in one Anaerotignum propionicum DSM 1682 window:
- a CDS encoding terminase large subunit domain-containing protein has translation MQLSSKQKEYWNEANCRWNIKSGATRSGKTYLDYYMIPRRIRAVRGKSGLVVILGNTKGTLQRNIIEPLQKIFTPALVSDIHSDNTAMLFGEKCYCLGAGRENQVDRIRGASIKYCYGDEIVTWHQDVFHMLKSRLDKPYSCFDGTCNPESPNHWFYQFLQSDADIYLQNYILEDNPFLSNDFVENLKKEYRGTVLYDRYILGKWALAEGLIYKEFADNPEKYLVSKDDLPRGFDYIGIGHDFGGNKSNHAFVATGISFDNHVYKLRAKSIPATGMSFYSLEKELIDFVEGIIRDYGYPNGIYCDSAEQTMINSYRQHTTYPIYNSIKRPINDRIRCTLLLMGGKRFHIVKGECDDLVRGLSTAVWDNQFLEDKRLDNGSSDIDILDADEYSFEYNIYRLVGNYDA, from the coding sequence ATGCAGCTAAGCAGTAAGCAAAAGGAATATTGGAATGAAGCCAACTGCCGCTGGAATATCAAATCGGGAGCAACGCGTTCAGGCAAGACGTATTTGGATTATTATATGATTCCCAGAAGAATTCGAGCGGTAAGAGGAAAATCGGGTCTTGTGGTGATTTTGGGCAATACAAAAGGGACACTGCAAAGAAATATTATTGAGCCATTACAGAAAATTTTTACGCCTGCACTGGTGTCAGATATACACTCAGATAACACGGCAATGCTTTTTGGAGAAAAATGCTATTGTTTGGGGGCAGGCAGGGAGAATCAAGTAGACAGAATTCGAGGGGCAAGCATCAAATATTGCTATGGGGATGAAATAGTAACTTGGCATCAAGACGTTTTTCATATGTTGAAAAGCCGACTGGACAAGCCCTACAGCTGTTTTGATGGCACTTGCAATCCGGAAAGCCCAAACCATTGGTTTTATCAGTTTTTACAAAGTGATGCAGATATTTATTTGCAAAATTATATTTTGGAGGACAATCCATTTTTGAGCAACGATTTTGTAGAAAACTTGAAAAAAGAATATCGGGGTACAGTTTTATATGACAGATACATATTAGGTAAATGGGCATTGGCAGAGGGGCTGATTTACAAGGAATTCGCCGATAATCCTGAAAAATATTTGGTTTCTAAGGATGATTTGCCCAGGGGATTTGACTATATTGGCATTGGACATGATTTTGGAGGAAACAAATCAAACCATGCATTTGTTGCCACAGGAATTTCTTTTGATAACCATGTATACAAATTGCGGGCAAAGAGCATTCCGGCAACGGGTATGAGTTTTTATTCGTTGGAAAAGGAGCTGATTGATTTTGTGGAGGGCATTATTCGGGACTATGGATATCCCAATGGCATTTATTGTGATAGTGCTGAACAGACCATGATAAACAGCTATCGTCAACATACCACATATCCAATTTACAACAGCATTAAGCGACCGATTAACGACAGGATACGTTGTACCTTATTGCTTATGGGTGGGAAGCGGTTTCATATTGTGAAGGGGGAGTGCGACGACCTTGTGAGGGGACTTTCTACAGCAGTTTGGGATAATCAGTTTTTAGAGGACAAGCGATTGGACAATGGCAGCAGTGACATAGATATTTTGGATGCTGATGAGTATAGTTTTGAATACAACATATATAGATTGGTGGGAAATTATGATGCTTAA
- a CDS encoding terminase small subunit — protein sequence MFFMPKWDRKGMPQYENKEMVEGLMQDYFKMCKGEPLQDENGSVVYQKNGEPTMVGARPPTVSGLACSLGFLSRKDFLEYKGKYAEVVAQARLMLEGYAEERLYDKDGLQGAKFTLTNNFQGWADKTREEYDIQIYEKLDGILEGINNAAKQ from the coding sequence ATGTTTTTCATGCCGAAATGGGATAGAAAAGGTATGCCGCAATACGAAAATAAGGAAATGGTGGAAGGGCTGATGCAAGATTATTTTAAAATGTGCAAAGGGGAGCCATTACAGGATGAAAATGGAAGTGTGGTTTATCAAAAGAATGGTGAGCCCACTATGGTTGGAGCAAGGCCACCGACTGTTTCCGGTCTTGCTTGTTCTCTCGGCTTTTTAAGCAGAAAGGATTTTTTAGAATACAAAGGAAAATATGCCGAGGTTGTTGCCCAAGCCCGGCTGATGCTAGAGGGATACGCTGAGGAGCGGCTGTATGACAAGGACGGATTACAGGGGGCAAAATTTACATTGACCAATAATTTTCAAGGGTGGGCTGACAAAACGAGAGAAGAATATGATATACAAATTTATGAGAAGTTAGATGGTATTTTGGAGGGGATAAACAATGCAGCTAAGCAGTAA
- a CDS encoding AEC family transporter, with protein sequence MENLLFAFNAVAPSFSIVIFGYLLRRKGVLTEDFIGKGNALCFNVLFPLLVFFNLYDAKNIDFTYLKIIFFCIGVILISVGVLTPLIPKLVKDRRKIGVMIQCMYRGNFMLYGLPFSKSLGGAQSVALATSIMAATLPILNTMGVFVYSAFTDMGEKPSAKKAFLNALKNPIIWGVIMGMFFYLLKLPMPGFLHTAGGDVAKMATPLAFLFLGGQFEFRSAKKNLRVLVIGLITKLVIMPAIFLFPAVYFLGLRGTDLIPVFIFVSAPTAITNYQMAIQFDADYELAGDFLIYSMIFSAFTLFFFIYILRGLGLI encoded by the coding sequence GTGGAAAATCTTTTATTTGCTTTTAATGCAGTTGCACCATCCTTCAGTATAGTTATTTTTGGATATCTGTTGAGACGCAAGGGTGTTTTGACAGAAGATTTTATTGGAAAAGGAAATGCCTTGTGTTTTAATGTATTGTTCCCGCTGTTGGTATTTTTTAATTTATATGATGCTAAAAACATTGATTTTACTTATCTTAAGATTATCTTTTTTTGTATTGGTGTAATCTTAATTTCTGTTGGAGTTCTGACTCCGCTGATACCTAAATTAGTAAAAGATCGCCGTAAAATCGGCGTTATGATACAGTGCATGTACAGAGGAAATTTTATGCTGTATGGTCTGCCTTTTTCCAAAAGTTTGGGGGGTGCCCAAAGTGTAGCTTTGGCGACTTCAATTATGGCGGCCACTTTGCCTATTTTAAATACAATGGGTGTGTTTGTTTATTCAGCTTTTACGGATATGGGTGAAAAGCCCAGTGCAAAAAAGGCCTTTCTGAATGCGTTGAAAAATCCGATAATATGGGGCGTCATTATGGGAATGTTTTTTTATCTCTTGAAGCTTCCTATGCCTGGTTTTTTACATACTGCTGGAGGAGACGTTGCGAAAATGGCAACACCACTGGCGTTCCTTTTCCTAGGGGGCCAATTTGAATTTCGCTCAGCTAAGAAAAATTTGAGAGTACTGGTGATAGGTTTAATTACTAAATTAGTTATTATGCCTGCTATTTTTTTATTCCCTGCGGTTTATTTTCTTGGCTTAAGAGGAACAGATTTAATTCCTGTTTTTATTTTTGTTTCGGCACCTACTGCAATTACCAATTACCAAATGGCGATACAATTTGATGCAGACTATGAATTAGCTGGGGATTTTTTGATCTATTCTATGATTTTTTCGGCATTTACATTATTCTTTTTTATTTATATTCTTCGAGGACTGGGGCTTATATAG
- a CDS encoding MBL fold metallo-hydrolase, producing the protein MEQKSYAVLVSNAGVIVFHKGVRILLDGLYKDLGKNFTDLPEWAWELMKKGKGELANVDYLLFSHSHYDHFYTPYFMEYMAANKVKGICFPPVDDTHGLAAAEVEYADRRIAFDLNNEAVLEQGIKLKIFTTRHVDKKYYDIPNQCFRLDLDGIRLAFLSDVDYYEEDFVQEKDFSADIAFVTPIFFNHPKGRRILREIMKVKKVIIYHLPSPEDDRFMYYKMAQRDVEKYREEGEEIIIWNQSGQNLSF; encoded by the coding sequence ATGGAACAAAAAAGCTATGCCGTTTTGGTATCGAATGCTGGCGTGATTGTGTTTCATAAAGGGGTTAGGATATTATTGGATGGACTTTATAAGGATTTGGGAAAGAATTTTACAGATTTGCCTGAATGGGCTTGGGAGTTAATGAAAAAGGGGAAGGGAGAATTAGCAAATGTAGATTATTTGCTTTTTTCACATTCTCATTATGACCACTTTTATACGCCGTATTTTATGGAGTATATGGCTGCAAATAAGGTTAAGGGAATTTGTTTTCCCCCTGTTGATGATACCCATGGTTTGGCGGCGGCTGAAGTGGAATATGCCGATAGGAGAATTGCCTTTGATTTAAACAATGAGGCGGTCTTGGAACAAGGCATTAAGCTAAAGATTTTTACCACAAGACATGTGGATAAAAAGTACTATGACATTCCAAATCAATGCTTTCGATTGGATTTAGATGGTATTAGATTAGCATTTTTATCAGATGTGGATTATTATGAAGAAGACTTTGTCCAGGAAAAGGATTTTAGTGCGGACATTGCTTTTGTAACGCCTATTTTTTTTAATCATCCAAAGGGAAGAAGAATATTGCGAGAAATCATGAAAGTGAAAAAAGTTATTATTTATCATTTGCCATCTCCTGAGGACGATCGCTTTATGTATTACAAAATGGCACAAAGAGATGTTGAAAAGTACAGAGAAGAAGGGGAAGAGATTATAATCTGGAACCAAAGTGGGCAAAACCTGTCCTTTTAA
- a CDS encoding PPC domain-containing DNA-binding protein, protein MISTAQGNIKRIVAARMSPGEDVLLGLEKICKDYGIKDGVILSGIGSLDGAQFFNPVPLKDKKAGYGYGEPIILRGAIELVALSGMICHDDKGETLLHVHYSLSDQYGTGHGGHLIEGNKVLMTVDVVIAEVDGIEMGRGYDEDLEVFIFAPKQK, encoded by the coding sequence ATGATTTCAACTGCACAGGGAAACATTAAAAGAATCGTTGCTGCAAGAATGAGCCCCGGTGAGGATGTACTTTTAGGGCTTGAAAAAATTTGTAAAGACTACGGTATCAAAGATGGTGTGATTTTGAGCGGTATCGGCAGTTTGGATGGTGCGCAGTTCTTTAATCCGGTTCCGTTGAAGGATAAGAAAGCAGGTTACGGTTACGGTGAGCCTATCATTTTAAGAGGTGCCATTGAATTGGTGGCACTATCTGGTATGATTTGCCATGATGACAAGGGAGAGACTTTGTTACATGTACATTACAGTTTATCTGACCAGTACGGTACAGGCCATGGTGGTCATTTGATTGAAGGCAATAAGGTGCTTATGACCGTTGATGTTGTCATTGCAGAAGTGGATGGCATCGAAATGGGTAGAGGATATGACGAGGATTTGGAAGTGTTCATATTTGCACCTAAGCAAAAATAA
- a CDS encoding NAD(P)-dependent oxidoreductase, which translates to MKKLGFIGMGIMGLPMATNILKKSGRPVIGFDVMEASREKFAEAGGIATGDAKAVYENCEIIFLCLPKNELVESVVSDILVQGKKGTIIVDFSSTFPGVIRKLYPEVKAAGMSLIDSPVSGGETGAIAGTLVVMCGGDKEVFEEVKDLIGFVGSRVTYMGSSGCGDVAKLANNMIVGCNLIAVSEAFAFAVKAGLDPEVLFHAIKDGFAQNAVMDLKVPKIISRDFSASARIAVHQKDMKNAAKLAEDMGVEIPMSALVLNYMNRMDEAGLINEDQCALVKMFEQDMGIEVK; encoded by the coding sequence ATGAAAAAGCTTGGTTTTATTGGAATGGGTATCATGGGGCTTCCCATGGCAACAAATATTTTGAAAAAAAGCGGTCGCCCTGTGATTGGTTTTGACGTGATGGAGGCCTCTAGAGAAAAATTTGCTGAGGCCGGCGGAATTGCCACAGGGGATGCAAAAGCAGTATATGAAAATTGTGAAATTATTTTCTTGTGTCTTCCCAAAAATGAATTGGTTGAAAGCGTAGTAAGTGATATCCTTGTTCAAGGGAAAAAGGGTACCATTATTGTTGATTTCAGTTCAACCTTCCCCGGTGTAATCCGCAAACTTTACCCTGAGGTGAAGGCGGCAGGAATGTCTTTAATTGATTCTCCTGTAAGTGGCGGAGAAACGGGAGCCATTGCAGGCACATTGGTTGTAATGTGCGGAGGCGATAAAGAAGTTTTTGAGGAAGTAAAGGATTTGATTGGCTTTGTCGGTAGCAGAGTGACCTACATGGGTTCCTCGGGTTGTGGTGATGTTGCCAAGCTTGCCAATAATATGATTGTTGGGTGCAATTTGATTGCAGTTTCTGAAGCGTTTGCTTTTGCGGTAAAGGCAGGCTTAGATCCAGAGGTATTATTTCATGCAATCAAAGACGGATTTGCCCAGAATGCTGTGATGGATTTAAAGGTACCTAAAATTATCAGCAGAGATTTTAGTGCTAGCGCCAGAATTGCAGTACATCAAAAAGATATGAAAAATGCAGCAAAGCTTGCGGAGGATATGGGTGTGGAAATTCCTATGTCTGCCCTTGTTTTAAACTACATGAACAGAATGGATGAGGCTGGCTTAATTAATGAAGATCAGTGCGCCCTTGTGAAAATGTTTGAGCAGGATATGGGCATTGAAGTGAAATAA
- the lpdA gene encoding dihydrolipoyl dehydrogenase, producing MAVEVKMPQLGLTMEEGTVSKWIKKEGDTVKVGDILVEITTDKLTSEVASEAEGTLIKIVAEEGKDVPVKGILAYIGQAGEVIGGTAPAATHQVAPAPKKDGKTTIAVIGGGPGGYVAAIRAAQLGGEVTLIEKNKLGGTCLNVGCIPTKVLLHSAEALAEAKEMAELGINVEVKGVDWNKVQAKKSAVTNQLVSGVSGLMKANKIKVIEGVASFASKDTLAVTKKDGSKENLTFDKIIIAAGSVPAVPPIPGVKENANCVDSTGALSFDTVPKSLLVIGGGVIGIELATAYSRFGTEVTVVEAMSKLLPMMDGELTAQLRKMMETRGIKIMTDAKVQSVEAVGAATKVNVEVGSKVEAFTAEKILVAVGRRTDTEALNLDAVGISHDRGRISVNDKMETSVANVYAIGDCLGKVMLAHVASAQGEIAAENALGEDVNYDGTTNPSCVYTDPEFAGVGLTEDKAKELGIEYQVGKFPLMANGKSLIMNGGVGMIKFIIGKEYKEVLGVHILGPRATDLIGECALAIGMEATVEDIFATIHAHPTVTEAVREAALAAEKRAIHIPNK from the coding sequence ATGGCAGTAGAGGTAAAAATGCCTCAGCTTGGTTTGACTATGGAAGAAGGCACTGTTTCCAAGTGGATCAAAAAAGAAGGCGATACCGTTAAGGTTGGTGATATTCTTGTAGAAATCACCACAGATAAACTAACCAGTGAAGTAGCCAGCGAAGCAGAAGGCACACTGATCAAAATAGTTGCAGAGGAAGGAAAGGATGTACCTGTAAAGGGGATTTTGGCATATATTGGGCAAGCAGGTGAAGTGATTGGCGGCACGGCACCAGCAGCGACCCATCAGGTAGCACCTGCACCTAAAAAAGATGGTAAAACAACAATTGCGGTTATCGGCGGTGGTCCCGGTGGTTATGTTGCGGCAATTCGTGCGGCACAATTGGGCGGCGAGGTAACTTTAATTGAAAAGAATAAGCTGGGTGGTACTTGTTTAAATGTTGGTTGTATTCCTACGAAGGTTCTTTTGCATTCCGCAGAAGCTTTGGCTGAGGCAAAGGAAATGGCGGAGCTGGGCATTAATGTGGAAGTAAAGGGTGTTGACTGGAACAAGGTTCAAGCGAAGAAAAGCGCAGTAACAAACCAATTAGTCAGCGGCGTAAGCGGATTGATGAAGGCAAACAAGATCAAGGTGATTGAGGGTGTTGCATCATTTGCATCAAAGGATACTTTGGCAGTTACTAAGAAAGATGGTTCCAAAGAAAACCTAACCTTTGATAAAATTATTATTGCTGCTGGCTCTGTACCTGCTGTACCTCCAATTCCTGGGGTAAAGGAAAATGCCAACTGCGTGGATTCCACCGGAGCCCTTTCCTTCGACACAGTACCTAAGAGCTTGTTGGTAATCGGCGGCGGCGTTATAGGCATTGAATTGGCAACAGCGTATTCACGTTTTGGAACAGAAGTTACTGTAGTGGAGGCAATGAGCAAGCTTTTACCTATGATGGACGGTGAATTGACGGCTCAGCTTCGTAAGATGATGGAAACAAGAGGCATCAAAATCATGACAGACGCTAAGGTTCAGTCTGTTGAAGCGGTTGGTGCAGCTACAAAAGTAAATGTTGAAGTTGGCAGTAAGGTAGAAGCCTTTACAGCAGAAAAGATTTTGGTTGCTGTTGGTAGAAGAACCGATACAGAAGCTTTGAATTTGGATGCAGTTGGCATTTCCCATGACAGAGGTCGTATATCAGTAAATGATAAAATGGAGACCAGTGTTGCCAATGTTTATGCAATTGGCGATTGCTTAGGTAAGGTTATGCTTGCTCACGTTGCATCTGCACAGGGCGAAATTGCGGCTGAAAATGCATTGGGTGAGGACGTTAATTATGATGGAACAACAAATCCTTCTTGTGTTTATACAGACCCCGAATTTGCAGGGGTAGGTTTGACAGAGGATAAAGCTAAGGAATTGGGCATAGAGTATCAGGTTGGTAAATTCCCTCTGATGGCAAATGGTAAGTCCTTGATTATGAACGGCGGCGTGGGGATGATTAAATTCATCATTGGTAAGGAATATAAAGAGGTATTGGGTGTTCATATTCTTGGGCCCAGAGCTACAGATTTGATTGGAGAATGTGCTTTAGCTATTGGTATGGAAGCAACAGTGGAAGATATTTTTGCTACAATTCATGCACATCCTACAGTGACTGAGGCGGTAAGAGAAGCTGCGTTAGCAGCTGAAAAGAGAGCAATTCATATTCCCAATAAATAA